One Halalkalicoccus sp. NIPERK01 DNA segment encodes these proteins:
- a CDS encoding ferredoxin family protein, translating into MPIDSTFEENREVVDTHRGHDVWGPVDEPEQLGIHGTHVAVDFDICLADGACLEDCPVDVFEWVDTPGHPESEIKADPANEAQCIDCMLCVDVCPVDAIDVDAGRAGRT; encoded by the coding sequence ATGCCCATCGATTCGACGTTCGAGGAGAACCGCGAAGTAGTGGACACCCACCGGGGTCACGACGTGTGGGGTCCGGTCGACGAACCCGAGCAGTTGGGGATCCACGGCACCCACGTCGCCGTCGACTTCGACATCTGCCTGGCGGACGGCGCGTGTCTGGAGGACTGTCCCGTAGACGTCTTCGAGTGGGTCGACACGCCGGGCCACCCCGAGAGCGAGATCAAGGCCGACCCCGCGAACGAGGCCCAGTGCATCGACTGCATGCTCTGTGTCGACGTCTGTCCGGTCGACGCCATCGACGTCGACGCCGGACGGGCGGGTCGGACGTAG